In Kitasatospora sp. NA04385, a single genomic region encodes these proteins:
- a CDS encoding DUF2637 domain-containing protein codes for MLGLTVVAAVGAVALAGIGFSGSYAALRDLGFTHGFGRFSYAFPVGVDAGIVALLAMDLHLIRKGTPWPMLRLLAHGFTAATIYFNAASAGPPLANPTGTAMHAVIPIMFVAVVEAGRRLVIRITRIEAGHQRDGVPLHRWILAPGPSFAMYRRMRLWGIDSYQQAIELERERTVYRVMLERDHGKNLKNAPAELLLPLVMERFGLSVDEALALPQEADERARLRAERAAEFEKNAAVRAEQRAAELEITRLQTAGRVEAAGYEVGAETATAKATATARTLAAGRKAEAVQRLDQSAEELAAAASVQEAAEARARAAETAQAAAETERSAAEARARAAEAQARAIASEQAEATAEEELQNTRRRTAETAKLAAETEQEAAEAAERTAEAKRRTTAANRARAEDEEAEAAARQRTAEARERAAEAELRAVEAEDAAKLTPAARGARRVARMILAAGGDVEAVTLQAIIDDLGVSLATASQRRADAADLLAAGYRPTAPAHL; via the coding sequence ATGCTGGGCCTGACGGTGGTGGCCGCGGTGGGTGCGGTGGCGCTGGCCGGGATCGGCTTCAGCGGCTCCTACGCCGCGCTGCGGGACCTCGGTTTCACCCACGGCTTCGGCCGCTTCAGCTACGCGTTCCCGGTCGGTGTGGACGCCGGGATCGTCGCCTTGTTGGCGATGGATCTGCACCTGATCCGCAAAGGCACGCCGTGGCCGATGCTGCGGTTGCTGGCCCACGGTTTCACCGCCGCGACGATCTACTTCAACGCCGCCTCCGCCGGCCCGCCGCTGGCGAATCCGACCGGCACCGCGATGCACGCCGTGATCCCGATCATGTTCGTCGCGGTGGTGGAGGCCGGTCGCCGCCTGGTCATCCGGATCACCCGGATCGAGGCCGGCCACCAGAGAGACGGCGTGCCGCTGCACCGCTGGATCCTCGCCCCGGGCCCGTCGTTCGCGATGTACCGGCGGATGCGGCTGTGGGGCATCGACTCCTACCAGCAGGCGATCGAGCTGGAGCGCGAGCGCACCGTCTACCGGGTGATGCTGGAGCGCGACCACGGCAAGAACCTGAAGAACGCGCCCGCTGAGCTGCTGCTTCCCCTGGTGATGGAGCGCTTCGGGCTGAGCGTGGACGAGGCCCTGGCCCTGCCGCAGGAGGCCGACGAGCGGGCCCGGCTGCGGGCCGAGCGTGCCGCCGAGTTCGAGAAGAACGCCGCGGTGCGGGCCGAGCAGCGGGCCGCCGAACTGGAGATCACCAGGCTCCAAACGGCGGGCCGGGTGGAGGCCGCCGGGTACGAGGTCGGCGCCGAAACCGCGACCGCCAAGGCGACGGCCACCGCCCGCACCCTGGCCGCCGGCCGCAAGGCCGAAGCCGTCCAGCGCCTGGACCAGTCGGCCGAGGAACTGGCCGCCGCCGCGTCCGTGCAGGAGGCCGCCGAAGCCCGCGCCCGCGCCGCCGAAACCGCCCAGGCCGCCGCCGAAACGGAGCGGAGCGCCGCCGAAGCCCGCGCCCGCGCGGCCGAAGCACAGGCCCGCGCGATCGCCTCCGAGCAAGCCGAGGCGACAGCCGAAGAGGAACTCCAGAACACCCGCCGGCGCACCGCCGAAACCGCGAAGCTCGCGGCCGAAACGGAGCAGGAAGCCGCCGAAGCGGCCGAGCGCACGGCCGAAGCCAAGCGCCGGACCACCGCCGCCAACCGCGCCCGCGCCGAGGACGAGGAAGCCGAAGCGGCGGCCCGACAGCGCACCGCCGAAGCGCGCGAGCGCGCGGCCGAAGCGGAGCTGCGCGCCGTCGAAGCGGAGGACGCCGCGAAGCTGACGCCCGCCGCCCGGGGTGCCCGCCGCGTCGCCCGCATGATCCTCGCGGCCGGCGGCGACGTCGAGGCCGTCACCCTCCAGGCGATCATCGACGACCTCGGCGTCTCCCTCGCCACCGCCTCCCAGCGCCGCGCCGACGCCGCCGACCTCCTCGCCGCCGGCTACCGTCCCACCGCCCCCGCCCACCTCTGA
- a CDS encoding NUDIX hydrolase, with the protein MPEIEKFEALRYTADVVCFRGDAVLLIERGWPPYQGMFALPGGHVDAGETSRDAAARELLEETGVRVEAADLVFVGLYDAPERDPRGRYIGAAYAVRVPEGTEALAGDDAASVQWVPLADLPADLAFDHRLIVADTRALPLTIRP; encoded by the coding sequence ATGCCCGAGATCGAGAAGTTCGAGGCGCTGCGCTACACCGCCGACGTGGTGTGCTTCCGGGGTGACGCCGTGCTGCTGATCGAGCGCGGCTGGCCGCCCTACCAGGGCATGTTCGCCCTGCCCGGCGGCCACGTCGATGCGGGCGAGACCTCCCGGGACGCCGCCGCCCGCGAGCTGCTGGAGGAGACCGGCGTCCGCGTCGAGGCGGCCGACCTGGTGTTCGTCGGTCTCTACGACGCCCCGGAGAGGGACCCGCGCGGCCGGTACATCGGCGCCGCCTACGCGGTGCGGGTGCCCGAGGGCACCGAGGCCCTGGCCGGGGACGACGCCGCCTCCGTGCAGTGGGTGCCGCTCGCCGACCTGCCGGCGGACCTGGCGTTCGACCACCGGCTGATCGTGGCCGACACCCGGGCCCTGCCCCTCACCATCCGCCCCTGA
- the traA gene encoding plasmid transfer protein TraA, with translation MANQAKTPTGGTNSTSNTRNGFGSGATFSPGFNININKGTPGVPQQPGAAANPGTGVGRTSPLALPEPAFYSAADVRSYCEALRAFGAYSAIEVEVAAEILKAALEQAPNVPGDNPFSRKMRARAVARKLAKAADALTDAAKDAAAAWAAFQREYADVMTPQRPQPQHRPFQF, from the coding sequence ATGGCCAACCAGGCGAAGACGCCGACCGGCGGCACCAACAGCACGAGCAACACCCGCAACGGCTTCGGCTCCGGGGCGACGTTCTCCCCCGGGTTCAACATCAACATCAACAAGGGGACGCCGGGCGTGCCGCAGCAGCCCGGTGCGGCGGCCAACCCCGGCACCGGGGTGGGCCGCACCAGCCCGCTGGCGCTGCCCGAGCCCGCGTTCTACTCCGCCGCCGACGTGCGCTCCTACTGCGAGGCGCTGCGGGCGTTCGGCGCCTACTCCGCGATCGAGGTGGAGGTGGCGGCGGAGATCCTCAAGGCCGCCCTGGAGCAGGCTCCGAACGTGCCCGGCGACAACCCGTTCAGCCGGAAGATGCGGGCCCGGGCGGTGGCCCGCAAGCTTGCCAAGGCCGCCGACGCGCTCACCGACGCCGCGAAGGACGCCGCCGCCGCGTGGGCCGCCTTCCAGCGCGAGTACGCCGACGTCATGACCCCCCAGCGCCCGCAGCCGCAGCACCGCCCCTTCCAGTTCTGA
- the traB gene encoding plasmid transfer protein TraB, with protein MQHRESLEGASNAGGVAAWVAHRAKPYTPPWITAAATGVAGSLAWVPAHGSTGYAVGLTLGSVALTGATAWAGKSTTPQRRLHSAVTVAAGSAWFTGVALAGWNGLTFGTFWIGGAVLALSWNVRQVMRRNPEAVQTATDADGSLLEKVKLAGAAIRRTEVEPNRLTAEISLPAGELTNDDVTRSLGNIASALDVAPTAVRYLPDPDSARRGSLVVVPRDMLSEVVEWEMPTQVGGSIADPLVIGRYDDGSPLQLWLPGDPAAGRNSTHLLVCGMSGSGKGDGALNVLTEIMSRRDVIVWLSDPKSFQDFGPLRPGLDWAVEGGAATETMVTALQAVIPARTRWLGAHGYRQWTPAAAQQQTDPEHSCQKGRACGCAGMPFLVGWFEEAANTLRFMGEDAFTGTAQEARSAGIALVISLQRPSHDQISTSTRASMPSVLTFGLDPRDEGMALPAPVLDAGARPGAWGNRRPGYCYLVTPGVDEQRHSAPGRTWRFTGNAARVMEQLAEWTRRNGATVDPVTAKAATAAVGNAYTHRRDDDEDGQDSVYESDRGDEYEQPQEPETTGRVDAEDAHLDPQTELPPVPNTLAAITLGNPTGPDLTAEEARAAMDAIVAEFEQDGVMVIGPKDVMKHAERFGRGRQWVSGEFRRLIEDGRLVPTAKAGRYRITPAPALV; from the coding sequence GTGCAGCACCGGGAGTCCCTGGAGGGCGCCAGCAACGCGGGCGGCGTCGCCGCGTGGGTCGCGCACCGCGCCAAGCCCTACACCCCGCCGTGGATCACCGCCGCCGCCACCGGCGTCGCCGGGTCGCTGGCATGGGTACCCGCGCACGGCTCGACCGGGTACGCGGTCGGCCTCACCCTCGGCTCCGTCGCCCTGACCGGCGCGACCGCGTGGGCGGGGAAGTCCACCACCCCGCAGCGCCGCCTGCACTCGGCGGTCACCGTCGCGGCCGGCAGCGCCTGGTTCACCGGCGTCGCGCTGGCGGGCTGGAACGGCCTGACCTTCGGCACGTTCTGGATCGGCGGGGCCGTGCTCGCCCTGTCGTGGAACGTCCGCCAGGTGATGCGCCGCAACCCCGAAGCCGTCCAGACCGCCACCGACGCGGACGGCTCGCTGCTGGAGAAGGTCAAGCTCGCCGGGGCGGCGATCCGCCGCACCGAGGTCGAACCGAACCGCCTCACCGCCGAAATCTCGCTCCCTGCTGGCGAGTTGACCAACGACGACGTGACGCGGTCGCTCGGCAACATCGCCTCCGCCCTCGACGTCGCCCCCACCGCGGTGCGCTACCTGCCCGACCCGGACTCCGCCCGCCGCGGCAGCCTGGTCGTGGTGCCCCGCGACATGCTCTCCGAGGTCGTCGAGTGGGAGATGCCCACCCAGGTCGGCGGCTCGATCGCCGACCCGCTGGTCATCGGCCGCTACGACGACGGCTCGCCCCTGCAGCTCTGGCTGCCCGGCGACCCGGCGGCGGGCCGCAACTCTACGCACCTGCTGGTCTGCGGCATGTCCGGCTCCGGCAAGGGCGATGGCGCGCTGAACGTCCTCACCGAGATCATGAGCCGCCGCGACGTGATCGTGTGGCTCTCCGACCCGAAGAGCTTCCAGGACTTCGGACCGCTGCGGCCCGGCCTGGACTGGGCCGTCGAAGGCGGGGCCGCGACCGAGACGATGGTCACCGCGCTCCAGGCGGTCATCCCCGCCCGCACCCGCTGGCTCGGCGCCCACGGCTACCGCCAGTGGACCCCCGCCGCCGCCCAGCAGCAGACGGACCCCGAGCACTCCTGCCAGAAGGGCCGGGCCTGCGGCTGCGCGGGCATGCCGTTCCTGGTCGGCTGGTTCGAGGAGGCCGCCAACACCCTGCGCTTCATGGGCGAGGACGCCTTCACCGGCACCGCGCAGGAGGCCCGCTCGGCCGGCATCGCGCTGGTCATCTCCCTTCAGCGTCCCAGTCACGACCAGATCTCCACCAGCACCCGCGCCTCGATGCCGTCCGTCCTGACCTTCGGCCTCGACCCGCGCGACGAGGGCATGGCACTGCCCGCCCCGGTCCTGGACGCCGGTGCCCGACCAGGCGCCTGGGGCAACCGCCGGCCCGGCTACTGCTACCTCGTCACCCCCGGTGTCGACGAGCAGCGGCACAGCGCCCCCGGCCGCACCTGGCGCTTCACCGGCAACGCCGCCCGCGTCATGGAGCAGCTCGCCGAGTGGACCCGCCGCAACGGCGCCACCGTCGACCCCGTCACCGCCAAGGCCGCGACCGCCGCCGTCGGCAACGCCTACACCCACCGCCGCGACGACGACGAGGACGGGCAGGACAGCGTGTACGAGAGCGACCGCGGCGACGAATACGAGCAGCCGCAGGAGCCGGAGACGACAGGCCGGGTGGACGCGGAAGACGCCCACCTCGACCCGCAGACCGAACTCCCGCCCGTCCCGAACACCCTCGCCGCCATCACCCTCGGTAACCCGACCGGGCCGGACCTCACCGCCGAGGAGGCCCGCGCCGCGATGGACGCCATCGTTGCCGAGTTCGAGCAGGACGGCGTCATGGTGATCGGCCCCAAGGACGTCATGAAGCACGCCGAGCGCTTCGGCCGGGGCCGCCAGTGGGTCTCCGGAGAGTTCCGCCGCCTCATCGAGGACGGCCGACTCGTCCCGACCGCGAAGGCCGGCCGCTACCGCATCACCCCCGCCCCGGCCCTCGTCTGA